The following are encoded in a window of Penicillium oxalicum strain HP7-1 chromosome II, whole genome shotgun sequence genomic DNA:
- a CDS encoding Pre-mRNA-splicing ATP-dependent RNA helicase prp28 has translation MEGIETNGISVPPPAPPPDSFERPPSPPPPPPEDLGAPPPPPDAALPPPPPPDAPPAPPAEPLKKKSGWGTKKPSAAPLSVEELIKKKKDADAAAAKPKFLSKAEREKLALEKRAKEVEAERQAKANSNGASQNGIPHESRPTRNGESDYNRRDMGGRVPTGPRAMRNDIPTGPAASRNEQGSRNKRDMDPPPHSRSKNAKGEKRPPTEEDEAAAQAALLKQRYVGTEQVSSFSAKKKRKRTTDRKFNFEWNAEEDTSGDYNPLYQSRHEANFYGRGRLAGFGEDVADSMARKYAQALETRDHESGSLRAKEILEMERRRREESTRNQLDKHWSEKRLEHMRERDWRIFKEDFNISTKGGSVPNPMRSWEESQLPKRLLELIDRVGYKEPTPIQRAAIPIALQSRDLIGVAVTGSGKTASFLLPLLVYISELPRLDEFEWRKNDGPYAIVLAPTRELAQQIEIEAKKFTQPLGFNVVSIVGGHSIEEQAFSLRDGAEIIIATPGRLVDCIERRMLVLSQCCYVIMDEADRMIDLGFEEPVNKILDALPVTNEKPDTEEAENPRAMQQHLGGRDRYRQTMMYTATMPAAVERIARKYLRRPAIITIGGVGEAVDTVEQRVEMISGEDKRKKRLAEILSSGDFRPPIIVFVNIKRNCDAIAREIKQMGFSSVTLHGSKTQDQREAALASVRNGTTDVLVATDLAGRGIDVPDVSLVINFNMATSIESYTHRIGRTGRAGKSGVAITFLGSEDSDVMYDLKQMLIKSPISRVPEELRKHEAAQSKSTRGQGKKIEDSSGFGGKGGWA, from the exons ATGGAAGGAATCGAGACGAACGGTATCTCTGTGCCTCCTCCTGCCCCTCCCCCAGACTCTTTCGAGCGaccgccatcaccacctccgccgcctcctGAGGACTTGggtgctcctcctccgcctccggatgctgctcttccacctccgccgcccccGGATGCACCGCCGGCGCCCCCGGCAGagcccttgaagaagaaatccgGATGGGGAACGAAGAAGCCAAGTGCGGCTCCGCTGAGTGTCGAGGagctcatcaagaagaagaaggatgctgatgctgcgGCCGCCAAG CCGAAATTCTTGTCCAAAGCAGAACGTGAGAAACTCGCACTTGAGAAACGAGCCAAGGAAGTGGAAGCTGAACGACAAGCTAAGGCGAATTCCAACGGAGCCTCACAAAACGGTATCCCGCACGAGTCACGCCCAACGAGAAATGGAGAATCGGATTACAATCGCAGAGATATGGGTGGCCGAGTGCCTACTGGGCCCCGTGCCATGCGTAACGACATCCCTACGGGGCCAGCTGCGTCGCGAAATGAACAAGGATCTCGAAACAAGAGGGATATGGACCCGCCACCTCACTCACGATCGAAGAACGCCAAGGGCGAAAAGCGACCTCcaacagaagaagatgaggctGCAGCGCAGGCTGCGCTACTGAAACAGCGATACGTAGGGACCGAACAGGTGTCGAGCTTCtcagcgaagaagaagcgcaagcgcacCACCGACCGCAAGTTCAACTTTGAATGGAACGCCGAAGAAGACACAAGCGGAGACTACAATCCGTTGTATCAGAGCAGGCACGAGGCGAACTTCTACGGACGTGGACGGCTTGCCGGATTTGGAGAGGACGTCGCGGACAGTATGGCGCGCAAGTACGCGCAAGCGCTGGAGACACGCGACCACGAATCGGGAAGCTTACGTGCCAAAGAGATTTTGGAGATGGAGCGTCGCCGACGTGAAGAGAGCACGCGAAACCAGCTAGACAAGCACTGGAGCGAGAAACGACTAGAACATATGCGCGAGCGCGACTGGCGAATCTTCAAGGAAGATTTCAACATTTCCACAAAGGGTGGCAGTGTGCCAAATCCCATGCGTTCATGGGAGGAGAGTCAATTACCGAAGCGCTTACTGGAGCTCATCGATCGGGTGGGTTACAAAGAGCCCACTCCCATTCAGCGTGCTGCTATCCCAATCGCACTTCAGTCGCGAGATCTCATTGGTGTTGCTGTGACTGGTTCCGGTAAAACGgcctctttcctcctcccccttcttgTCTACATTTCCGAGCTCCCGCGCTTGGACGAATTCGAATGGCGCAAAAACGACGGTCCCTACGCCATCGTCTTGGCTCCGACTCGTGAATTGGCCCAGCAGATCGAGATCGAAGCCAAGAAATTCACCCAACCTCTCGGTTTTAACGTTGTCAGTATCGTTGGAGGTCACTCTATCGAAGAGCAGGCGTTCAGTCTTCGTGATGGTGCAgagatcatcatcgccaCGCCAGGTCGTCTCGTCGACTGTATTGAGCGCCGCATGCTTGTGCTGAGCCAATGCTGCTACGTGATTATGGATGAAGCCGATCGTATGATTGATCTCGGTTTTGAAGAACCTGTCAATAAGATTCTCGATGCTCTCCCGGTCACCAACGAGAAGCCCGACACGGAAGAGGCTGAGAACCCGCGTGCGATGCAACAACATCTCGGCGGCAGGGACCGATACCGCCAGACAATGATGTACACAGCCACCATGCCGGCTGCGGTCGAACGCATTGCGCGCAAATACCTCCGCCGTCCGGCAATCATCACCATTGGTGGTGTCGGCGAAGCCGTCGATACAGTCGAGCAGCGAGTCGAGATGATCTCCGGCGAAGACAAGCGAAAAAAGCGTCTTGCCGAGATCCTCTCCTCGGGCGATTTCCGACCCCCGATCATTGTCTTCGTCAACATCAAGCGAAACTGTGACGCGATCGCACGTGAAATCAAACAAATGGGCTTCTCATCTGTCACACTGCACGGTTCCAAGACCCAAGACCAACGTGAAGCTGCGCTTGCATCGGTCCGGAATGGCACCACAGACGTCCTGGTCGCCACAGACCTCGCTGGTAGAGGTATTGATGTTCCAGACGTCTCACTGGTGATCAACTTCAACATGGCCACCTCTATCGAGAGCTACACTCATCGTATCGGTCGTACCGGTCGTGCCGGTAAGAGTGGTGTTGCCATCACCTTTTTGGGTAGCGAAGACTCCGATGTCAT GTATGATCTCAAGCAAATGCTCATCAAATCGCCCATCTCACGAGTTCCGGAGGAATTGCGCAAGCACGAGGCGGCTCAATCGAAATCGACGCGTGGCCAAGGCAAGAAAATTGAGGATAGTTCTGGATTTGGTGGAAAAGGCGGGTGGGCGTAA
- a CDS encoding Molybdenum cofactor sulfurase has translation MNVPSADQPPAGYSEGYSADVDAIRGQEYPLLNEVLVAWLETTYLDHAGTTPYARSMIEEFARQMTSDLFGNPHSMSLSSQLSTQKTDDIRLRVLQFFNADPEEYDLVFVANATAAIKMVAEGLRDSDHRGFWYGYHSDAHTSLVGVRELADMGHHCFQDDAEVDSWISDLPNLPTKAPKLLAFPAQSNMNGRRLPLRWCKELRSAAQTMDGNVFTLLDAASFVSTAPLDVSAVAPDFVALSFYKIFGFPDLGALIVRKKAARVFERRKYFGGGTVDMVIAAGAQWHAKKESSVHERLEDGTLPFHSIIALGAALDTHERLYGSMANISRHTACLAKRVYDRLSVLSHWNQKNVCQIYQTGAHYGCSSAQGPIIAFNLQNSNGEFVPKTEIEKLANVQNIQIRTGSVCNPGGTANALGWTGKDLRRHYSTGLRCGDAHDIIGGRPTGIVRVSLGAMTNLKDIDSFVDFIEEFYVEKIPPIVALGTDSEELDVVGRHFYVESLSVFPIKSCAAFKIPEGKRWEIKREGLAWDREWCLIHQGTGTALNQKRYPRMALIRPSIDLDRSVLRITCGVMAEQVSLEISLGWEDTSLISTSSCANTKRPSTVCGDQISLHAYSSPVVSAFFSDFLGVPCTLARFPTQTANRFARPRRSSGVWRSRFRKLIMPGSFPPDLPPPIHDVDQVPLSLSNESPLLIVSRSSVNRLNETIKAGTKYVNGGNKAVAADVFRGNIVVAERLISPSDAEQPYAEDHWSSIRVGPDQLRINILDACQRCQMVCIDQFTGLRSAEPFSTLAKTRNINGKVCFGKYAGLAAENHNHQSDRRTIMVGDVIMPIYDHEEYT, from the exons ATGAATGTGCCAAGCGCAGACCAGCCCCCAGCTGGATATAGTGAGGGATACTCTGCAGATGTCGACGCCATTCGCGGCCAAGAGTATCCTCTCCTTAATG AAGTGTTGGTCGCCTGGTTAGAGACTACATATTTGGATCACGCTGGCACAACACCCTATGCTAGATCCATGATCGAGGAATTCGCGCGGCAAATGACATCAGATTTGTTTGGAAATCCCCATTCAATGTCATTATCATCCCAGCTATCAACGCAGAAAACGGATGATATCCGTCTTCGTGTTCTTCAATTCTTTAATGCCGACCCTGAAGAATACGATCTCGTGTTTGTGGCGAACGCAACCGCAGCCATCAAGATGGTGGCGGAGGGACTGAGAGATTCTGACCATCGTGGATTCTGGTATGGCTACCACTCAGATGCACACACCAGTCTTGTGGGCGTTCGCGAGCTAGCGGATATGGGTCATCACTGTTTTCAGGACGATGCCGAAGTGGACTCGTGGATCTCAGATCTGCCAAACCTTCCGACTAAAGCTCCAAAGTTGCTCGCCTTTCCAGCACAGTCAAATATGAATGGCCGGCGTCTTCCACTCCGCTGGTGTAAAGAACTTCGATCTGCCGCTCAGACGATGGATGGAAATGTATTCACCTTGCTTGATGCTGCTTCTTTCGTGTCAACGGCTCCGCTCGACGTCTCTGCAGTAGCACCCGACTTCGTGGCCTTGAGCTTTTACAAGATTTTCGGATTTCCAGATTTGGGTGCATTGATTGTTCGTAAGAAAGCAGCCCGTGTGTTCGAGAGACGCAAGTACTTCGGCGGAGGCACCGTCGATATGGTCATTGCAGCGGGTGCACAGTGGCATGCGAAGAAGGAGTCTTCAGTACATGAGCGCTTGGAGGATGGCACTTTACCGTTTCACAGTATCATCGCTCTTGGTGCTGCTTTGGATACGCATGAACGACTGTATGGCTCGATGGCCAACATCTCACGACACACGGCCTGCCTGGCAAAGCGGGTGTACGACCGATTATCCGTTCTGAGCCATTGGAATCAAAAGAACGTGTGTCAAATTTATCAGACCGGTGCGCATTACGGATGTTCAAGTGCGCAGGGTCCCATCATTGCCTTCAATCTACAAAACAGCAACGGTGAATTTGTTCCAAAGACCGAGATCGAAAAGCTCGCAAACGTCCAGAACATTCAAATCCGCACTGGATCTGTTTGTAATCCTGGGGGTACAGCAAATGCACTGGGATGGACAGGCAAGGATCTACGACGGCATTATTCAACAGGTCTTCGGTGTGGGGATGCCCACGACATTATAGGTGGGCGACCGACAGGAATAGTCCGTGTCAGCCTTGGTGCAATGACCAACTTGAAGGACATTGATTCATTTGTCGATTTTATTGAGGAGTTCTACGTGGAGAAAATTCCACCGATTGTTGCACTCGGCACCGACTCCGAGGAGCTTGACGTCGTCGGGCGGCATTTCTACGTTGAAAGCCTGTCCGTATTTCCCATCAAGAGCTGCGCGGCTTTCAAAATTCCAGAAGGCAAGCGCTGGGAGATCAAACGAGAAGGGCTCGCATGGGACCGGGAGTGGTGTCTTATTCACCAAGGAACCGGAACAGCTTTGAACCAAAAGCGCTACCCCCGCATGGCTCTGATTCGCCCTTCCATCGATCTTGATCGCAGTGTGCTACGCATCACCTGTGGAGTGATGGCGGAACAAGTGAGCCTGGAGATTTCGCTCGGTTGGGAAGACACAAGTCTCATCTCAACATCTTCATGCGCCAATACCAAACGCCCTTCTACGGTGTGTGGTGATCAAATCTCACTACATGCCTATTCGTCGCCGGTTGTCTCAGCTTTCTTCTCAGACTTCCTTGGAGTCCCATGCACTCTTGCGAGATTTCCCACACAAACGGCCAATCGCTTTGCACGTCCGCGTCGTTCTTCTGGTGTGTGGAGAAGCAGATTCCGAAAGTTGATTATGCCCGGCTCTTTCCCACCAGACCTGCCACCTCCTATACACGATGTAGACCAGGTTCCACTCTCACTGTCCAATGAGTCTCCCCTCCTGATCGTCTCGCGCTCGTCGGTCAATCGTCTCAATGAGACGATCAAGGCTGGCACCAAATACGTGAACGGTGGGAATAAAGCTGTCGCTGCCGATGTGTTCCGAGGAAATATTGTGGTGGCTGAACGACTGATCAGTCCCAGCGACGCTGAGCAACCGTATGCCGAGGATCACTGGTCGTCCATCCGTGTAGGTCCGGATCAACTCCGGATCAACATCTTGGATGCATGCCAGCGATGTCAAATGGTCTGCATCGACCAATTTACAGGGTTACGGAGTGCGGAGCCCTTCTCGACACTGGCAAAGACGAGGAATATCAACGGCAAGGTCTGTTTTGGCAAGTATGCGGGACTTGCTGCAGAAAACCACAATCATCAATCAGATCGCAGGACGATCATGGTGGGTGATGTGATCATGCCGATCTACGACCACGAAGAGTATACCTGA
- a CDS encoding Pre-mRNA-processing factor 39 translates to MADYNFGGSDEENAELRKLEAELINDPDNFETWEKLVRGAEALEGGINRNSNPQAITTVRNVYDRFLAKFPLLFGYWKKYADLEFSITGTEAAEMVYERGIASISSSVDLWTNYCSFKAETSHDADVIRDLFERGANSVGLDFLAHPFWDKYIEFEERVEAQEKIFAILSRIIHIPMHQYARYFERYRQLAQTRPLAELAPADTMALFRAEIEIASGQVAPGAKAEAEIERDLRLRLDTYHLEVFSKTQTETTKRWTYESEIKRPYFHVTELDEGQLSNWRKYLDFEESEGSYSRIQFLYERCLVTCAHYEEFWLRYARWMAAQSGKDEEVRNIYQRASCLYVPIANSTVRLHYAYFEELSGRVDVAKDIHSAILLNLPSHVETIISLANLCRRHGGLEEAIAVYKSHLDSPECEMATKAALVAEWARLLWKTKGDPDEARKVFQQNQQSYLDSRPFWTSYLMFEIEQPTSADVEATQYQRIKQVVSDVRSKSTVSPEFVRELIQIYMAYLLERGTKDTAKEYMALDREVHGPTSVAAARVDDTTAAPAKVATPVAMPPADQAAATAAWQQQQSPVNGGLTS, encoded by the exons ATGGCGGACTACAACTTTGGCGGCTCAGATGAGGAAAATGCGGAGCTGAGGAAGCTCGAGGCAGAGCTG ATAAATGACCCCGATAACTTTGAAACGTGGGAGAAGCTTGTGCGCGGCGCCGAGGCACTCGAAGGTGGAATCAATCGCAACTCCAATCCTCAAGCCATCACCACGGTGCGCAACGTGTACGACCGTTTCCTCGCAAAGTTCCCTCTTCTATTCGGCTACTGGAAGAAATACGCCGATCTGGAATTCTCCATTACTGGCACTGAAGCCGCAGAGATG GTCTATGAGAGAGGTATCGCCAGTATCTCATCCTCTGTCGATCTCTGGACCAACTACTGCTCCTTCAAGGCCGAGACCTCCCACGACGCAGACGTAATTCGAGA TCTTTTCGAACGAGGTGCCAACAGCGTGGGCTTGGATTTCTTGGCCCATCCTTTTTGGGACAAGTACATTGAATTCGAAGAGCGGGTCGAGGCGCAGGAAAAGATCTTCGCCATTCTAAGCCGCATTATCCACATTCCCATGCACCAATATGCACGTTACTTTGAACGATATCGCCAGCTTGCCCAAACCCGACCCCTGGCTGAGCTTGCGCCTGCGGACACTATGGCCTTGTTCCGTGCTGAGATTGAAATTGCATCCGGCCAGGTTGCACCGGGGGCCAaagccgaggccgagattgaACGCGATTTGCGGCTTCGCCTTGATACTTACCACTTGGAAGTGTTTTCAAAAACACAGACAGAGACGACCAAACGCTGGACTTACGAGTCGGAGATCAAACGGCCGTACTTCCACGTGACGGAATTGGACGAGGGCCAGCTCTCGAACTGGCGAAAGTATTTGGATTTCGAGGAGTCTGAAGGTTCGTACAGCCGCATCCAGTTCTTGTACGAGCGCTGTCTCGTGACTTGCGCTCATTACGAGGAGTTCTGGCTTCGATATGCCCGCTGGATGGCCGCTCAGAGCGGCAAGGATGAAGAAGTTCGAAATATATATCAACGCGCCAGCTGCCTCTACGTCCCTATCGCCAATTCCACAGTTCGCCTGCACTACGCATATTTCGAAGAGCTGTCCGGCCGGGTTGACGTTGCAAAGGATATCCACAGTGCAATTCTCCTGAACCTTCCCAGCCACGTGGAGACCATTATCTCTCTGGCGAATCTCTGCCGGCGTCACGGTGGCCTCGAAGAGGCGATTGCAGTATACAAGTCTCATTTGGATTCACCAGAATGTGAGATGGCCACAAAGGCTGCTCTTGTTGCCGAGTGGGCCCGTCTGCTCTGGAAGACCAAGGGAGATCCCGACGAAGCTCGCAAGGTCTTCCAGCAAAACCAACAGTCCTACCTCGACAGCCGTCCGTTTTGGACTAGCTACTTGATGTTCGAGATCGAGCAACCCACCAGTGCTGATGTTGAAGCCACCCAATATCAGCGCATCAAGCAAGTCGTCTCGGATGTGCGCTCGAAGAGCACCGTCTCCCCGGAATTTGTAAGGGAGCTCATCCAGATCTACATGGCTTACCTCCTCGAGAGAGGCACAAAAGACACTGCGAAAGAGTACATGGCCTTGGACCGGGAAGTGCATGGTCCAACATCTGTTGCCGCCGCTCGAGTTGATGATACTACTGCAGCTCCTGCGAAGGTTGCCACGCCAGTGGCTATGCCTCCTGCAGACCAAGCAGCCGCAACTGCGGCTTGGCAACAGCAGCAGAGTCCTGTCAATGGCGGCTTGACATCCTAG